Proteins encoded within one genomic window of Prauserella marina:
- a CDS encoding PPOX class F420-dependent oxidoreductase yields MASVAAADRVDRAELVKFLKPRHRGVLLTSRADGGPQMSPVTCGVDGEGRLVVSTYPERAKTHNARRDPRVSMCVLSDEWNGPYVQVDGIAEVLDMPDAVEGLVEYFRCISGEHPDWAEYREAMVRQNKSLIRIGIERWGPIATGGFPSRLADG; encoded by the coding sequence ATGGCATCCGTGGCCGCGGCCGACCGTGTCGACCGAGCCGAACTCGTGAAGTTCCTCAAGCCTCGCCATCGCGGGGTGCTGTTGACCAGCAGAGCTGACGGCGGGCCACAGATGTCTCCGGTCACCTGCGGTGTGGACGGCGAGGGCAGGCTCGTCGTTTCGACCTATCCGGAGCGGGCCAAGACACACAACGCGCGCCGCGATCCGCGCGTGTCGATGTGTGTGCTCTCAGATGAGTGGAACGGACCTTACGTCCAGGTCGACGGCATCGCCGAGGTACTGGACATGCCGGATGCCGTCGAGGGTCTCGTCGAGTACTTCCGTTGTATTTCCGGGGAGCACCCTGACTGGGCCGAGTACAGGGAAGCGATGGTCAGGCAGAACAAGTCGTTGATCAGGATCGGCATCGAACGATGGGGGCCCATCGCGACCGGGGGCTTTCCTTCGCGGCTTGCCGACGGCTGA